GTCGATTCGTGCAAGCCAGCAACAGCAATACAGCACGCACGAGCACACATTTCTTGACACTTTTCAGAATAACTGATATTAACGGTTCCATCAGAAAGTTCAGATAACACAAACTGCAGTACGGGGTCACCAGCAGCACCAAATTATTGAGAAGCATACAAATCGTATGGCCTTATTGGCAAGTACTCAAAACGTGCACGAGAAAAgaatgcttaaaaagcatgcACATCTTATGGAGGGGCACGAATTCAAAACATGCACGGGAAAAGAACTGGAGATGCATGAAATGGTCCCATGATCCACATTTTTTTCCCGCATGGAACTCAAGGATTGCATGTTCAAAGTTCACAATTTAGTCAGCCACATGTGGAGAATATTTGACATGGCAGCCGACTTCCAAAACAGTCTGAAACAACTGAGTTCCACATTGACATGGCTCTAATAACAACCCTTCAAAGATCAAACATAAGAAATTCTGGTATATGATCTTATTGACGCTCCTACAAGTTCCACTCCATGGGAAGCAATATCAGATGGAACCACCTAGCTGCACGGAAATAAGCATTCTAATGTTAGAGTATCAAAGAATTCATAAATTTGTTAGTTTATCAGAAATTCATATTCGTATTTGAGTTCAACAAAGCAATGTGCATATTCTATTGCAGTGTGCCTAACTAGTTGGATATGATTTAAATTCATATGAATGCATGTTTCTTAaggtgaaataaataaattagaatagTTAAGCGTGTCATGCGTGAGAATAAAATGCTATTGATATCTCGATAAGTTGTATGAAGATATGATAATATACACCCAAGTGAATTGAGTAGATAGTCAAtccataactttttttttccgTTATAACGTTTAATTCGCAGTCGTATATTAGAATCCATATTCAATTAAAGAATAATAATATAAATGCGGTTTGAGCAATTACCACCATTCAATTCGTACTGGACTCATTCCCGCCCCTAAATCAGGCTAATAGGGTGAACATGCACTACAGCGGTAGGTAGATGGAAGGGAAAGCATCTTTCCTTCCAGGTGGACGTCCTACCACGCAATCTACTGTTCATTTAAAATTGTAATCTGGACGCACATAATAAGGTAGGGGTATATTTCTAAATACACAAATCCAAAGCCAAATGTGGAAGGATGTTTACCTAGGTGATAAAAAAACCAGGTCTGTAGAAGGAAAGCAAGATAAACCCTGATCTAAGGGGAAAGTCCTTGAAGTGATAATGAAAGCGTGGTTCAAGTTTTAGCAACTGTATCTGGTGGATTATGAATTAGTTAGCAGCCTGAACCTGGATGGAGCAGCAGCAAACCAGTGTCTTGGAAAAGAGTACACAACAAGCAGTTATAACATTGTATTTTCAGATTATGTTCATTCAGCTGTATCAATAGTTTTACAGATCTGGAGAAAATTTTAAATGCCATAAAGCATAAACTCATTATCTTATGATGGGGGCAAATGCACCCAACAACTTCTGTGGCCCTTAGTCTTTAATATGCAAAATGATTAGCAAGGTGCATATCTTAATGGAATGAAGCTGAAAACTTAGCAATATTCCAGTCCATTGAAACATCTGTGAGTAACTAGCCTAGAGATTACTGTTAACAGGTGCAAAATACACCAAATAACATATTGCCAAAAGGTTAGAAGATACGAACAAGTATGATAAAAGGCTCAATAACCGGGTAATCAAATATGCATTCATTAAACTGTGCATGCCCGTAAATTCAGAGAACTGCAAATCTAGGCATAAAAACGACAGCAATATATGCGATTATTTTGATTCCGAACAAATTAAGATTTTGCAAGGGTGTTTAACATGCATTTTGCCATAATCTTTAGGCTTGTAAAATATACCTGAAAAAAGTGTGTGTGCTAAATAATAATGGTATAATCAGCCTGCAAGTTGCATGCATAATTTACTTGGATCACAACTGGACAATTGCTTATTGAGTACAAGTCACCAAAGGTTAAGCACAAACATAGAATGTCCACATAAATTTTAGGATATGTGAACATAAAGCATACCATAATAGCCTCAATCTCTTCCTCGGTCAGGGGTTTGCGCTTAGGAAGGAGTGAAGCCGGTCCTCCAACAGCAGTATGAGAAGGCGGGGAAGGCACATCTGATCTGAAGCGGTAATTTTTTATCTCTCCAGAAAGTGGTGCCTCTACTTTAGCCCCTGAAAGTGAAACTTAAATTCTTAAGGACACACTTTTCCATCATAAAATTATTAGATGACCAACT
The sequence above is drawn from the Phragmites australis chromosome 10, lpPhrAust1.1, whole genome shotgun sequence genome and encodes:
- the LOC133883666 gene encoding uncharacterized protein LOC133883666, coding for MPRIPLIKFPKRNLKAPSSSPSAPAASQPTDQHATLMSRLGAKVEAPLSGEIKNYRFRSDVPSPPSHTAVGGPASLLPKRKPLTEEEIEAIMLGGSI